Part of the Vigna radiata var. radiata cultivar VC1973A unplaced genomic scaffold, Vradiata_ver6 scaffold_43, whole genome shotgun sequence genome is shown below.
atataaatacataagtCTGCAGCATATTTTAGGAAATTTGGACTGCTAATTCTAAGGAATAAATCCCTATGATTACGGGATCAATCAACTATAAATGAACCTAATAAAGGCAGCACAAAATTGTTACAAAAATACAACACATCAGATATAAACCTTCCTAAAATACACCATGCCAATCTTTATCACGCCAATCACGTGACACTCCCCCTGAAGCTGGTGAATATGTGTTTTCCATTCCCAACTTGGATATGATTCCTTCAAAGCTAATGTAGTTCAGCCCCTTGGTGACTATGTCTGCAAGTTGGTTCTGGGTGGATACATATGGTGTGCAAATCATGCCACTGTCTAGTTTTTCGTTGATAAAGTGTCTATTAACCTCAATATGTTTAGTTCTATCATGTTGTACCGAGGTGTGGGCTATGCTAATTGTGGATTTATTGTCACAATATAACCTCATTGGTTCATCCCACTTTATCCTCAAGTcttctaatataatattcagCCATAGAAGTTCACATATTTCGTGGGCCATTGCTCGaaattctgcttcagcacttGATGTAGCCACTACACTCTGTTTTTTACTCTTCCAAGTAACTAAGTTTCGACTAAGGAAGGTGCAGTATACCGTGGTTGATCTCCTATCTACCACTAACCCTGCATAGTCCGCATCCGTGTATGCCTCAAGACTTACATTCTTGCTCCATTTGAACAAAATTCCTCTTTCGGGGGTCCCTTTCAAGTATTGGACAATTCTAAGGGCAACTTGTAAATGTGCTTCCTTTGGTTAGTGCATAAACTGGCTGACGAGACTCACAACAAACGCAATGTCTAATGTAGTGTGAGATAAGTAAATAAGCTTGCCCACAAGTCTTTGATACATTTCCTTGTCCACAACAATATCCTCCTCCATACTTCccaattttatatttggatCAACTGGGGTGCTTGCTAGTCTGCAGCCTGTCTTCCCTGTTTCTTTAAGCAAGTCAATAATATACTTTTGCTGAGATATGAAGATTCCTTTCTTGGAATGAGCCACTTCAATTCCTAAGAAATATTTAAGCCTCCCTTGTGTCTTGATCTCAAATTTGGTGGCAAGGCATTCGATTAACACTTGTTCCTTTTTGTCGTCTCAACTTActataatgtcatcaacatatactaataGAATTGTTACTCCCCCTAAAACTGAATGTTTGATGAATAAAGTTTGATCCCCTTGGCTTTGTTTGTAGCCCAAACTTGTCATAACTTTggtaaatcttccaaaccatgctcttggggattgttttaGCCCATATAGAGCCTTTCTTAACTTGCAAATAGTTCCACCAATAGCCTGTCCATTGTAACCAGGGGGCAACTCCatgtatatttcttcttcaaggTCTCCATGTAGAAAAGCATTCTTCACATCAAACTATTGCAGATCCCAATCATTATTTGCTGCTAGTGACAATATTACTCTAACCGTGTTCATCTTAGCGACCGGGGCAAATGTCTCCAAGTAATCAACTCCATAGGTTTGAGTGAAGCCTTTAGCCACCAACCTTGCCTTGTAACGTTAGATGGTCCCATCACCCCTATACTTTATTGCATATACCCACTTATACCCTACTGGTTTTTTTCTAGGAGGTAAGGTGACAAGTTTCCAGGTCCCATTTCTGTTTAACGCCTCCATTTCCACATCCATGGCATGTTTCCATTTCCTGTCAAACAATGCTTCAGATATAAAGGAAGGTGTGTGTGTGGAGTTGAGGTTAGTGAGAAAAGTTTTATGGGTGGGTGAGAATTTTTCAAatgataagaaatttgatagtgGGTAAAGAGGTTGTTGGGTGCATGTTCTAGTTCCCTTTCTAAGGGCAATGAGTAGGTCAAGAGTTTGGTCCACCCGCACTTCTAAATTTTCATAAACAAGTTCATTAGAATCATTGGAATTTATAGGATTTGAAAGTGTTACCTCATGTAGTGATGGTAGGTCAGATTCTTGGACATTGCCAGGTTCTAGAATGGCCTTTTCTCTCCTTGAATATACCAgatttttcccaaattttctGCTGCCATCAAGTGCAGGTCTCACTGGTTCAGGTGCAGGTTCAATTCCTCCCTCAATTTCAGGAACAACAATGCCATTTGTCCCACTAATTTCAGGCCCAATTTCAGGTATAAACGTCATGTTTGGGAACATAAGAGTCTCATCTTCCTCTCTTACATTCTCCCCTGAAGATGAGGCTGTTTGAAGTAGCTTTCTTGTTCATTGAAGGTGACATCTCTTGATACATAAAATTTCTTGGAAAGGGTTTCAAAACATTTGTATCCCTTTTGTGTGGTAGAGTACCCTAAGAAAACACATTTGNCAGCCCTAGGATCCAGTTTTCCCCTTTCATTACTATGAACATGTACAAAGGATACACACCCAAATATTCTAGGTTGGAGTTTATTTATAGGGTCAAGGTGAGGATAGAATGATGATAAAACTTCCATGGGACTTCTTGAGTTTAGAATTTTAGTAGGTAACCTATTGATTAGATAGGTGGCAGTAAGAAGGGCTTCCCCCCAAAATCTCTTAGGaacatgattttgaaaaagtagAGCTCTAGTTTGATCTAAACGGTgaccatttttcctttttgcaaTCTCATTCTGTTGAGGTGTGTTTACACATGAGGACTCATGGATTATCCCTTCCTTTTGGCAAAAAGAGTTTAGTACATGATTAAAGTAGTCCTTGGCATTGTCGAACCTAATTCTTTTGATACTGAccccaaattgatttttaatcattGAGACAAACTGGACAAACACAGAGCTAActtcaaatttttgtttcaatagaAAAACCCAAGTCATCCGGGTACAATCATCAATGAATGTTAAAAACCATTTTGCACCTGAAATATTAGGAACATATGCAAGACCCCATACATCAGTATGAACCAGGGAAAATGGGAAAGGACTCATCTTGTTACTAATGGGAAAAGGTACACGTTTGTGTTTAGCAAACTCACACACCTCACAATAGAGACTGtccacatttaaatttttaaactagGAAGGGAAAAGCAATTTTATAACTTGAAATGACGGATGTCCTAGCCGGCAATGATAAAGTTGAGCTTTCTCTTTGTTGGTCATGGTGGATTTAGATATGAGACTTTTGTTGGGCAGATTATGGTCCTCTATGTAATATAGGTCATTCCATTCTCTAGCATGTCCAATCGTCCTCCTTAAGTTCTTGTCCTACAATATACAAGTGTTGctataaaaaacaacattacaTGAAAGATCTTTGGTGAGTTTTTGTATAGAAATCAGGTGGGTAGATAGTTTAGGGACATGAAGGACATTTTTTAAGGTCATGGATGCACTTATTTGGACGTCTCCTTGTCCGGCTACAGTTATGATGGTTCCAGCTGCTGTGGAAATTTTCTTATTGCTAGGACATGGGGAATGTGTGGAGAAGTATTTGGATAGGGGGTCATATGGTCAGTGGCTCTAGAGTCTAATATCTAGTAGGGTGTAAATGGTGTATCTGAAACATTGAGCCCAAACAAAAGTGGAAACTTCCCAGAATATGTCAAGGAGCACGTACCTGTGGGCTTCTCCAATTTACTAAGGGTGGATCTTACCCTTTTTGTCTCTTCATGATTCAACTGGACAGCTTCTTCACCTTGTCCATTAGCAATGTATGCTTGCCCTTGCCCTCCTTTTTTTCTGTGGGCCTCTCTCGGTCCCCATTCTCGGCTTGGGTTTTTCGGCCCCCATTCTCAGCTTGGAGTTTTCCCATCTTCTCCTTTCAAGCCCCATTCTCTACTTGAGGTCTTTCCATCTCTCAGCCTCCATTCTCGGCTTGCGGGCTTTCCATGTAATTTCCAACATTTTTCCCTTGTGTGGTGTGGTTTGTTACAATGGGTACACCAAATCTCCTCATTTTTTTCTCCATACTAGAAACCCAGTTTTTCTCTGGTTGGCAACCATGATTGTTCCTCCTTCAGCTATCATTATAGAGCTTTCGGTGGTTGAGGTCTCCAGCATCAGCTCTCTTCTGCTTTCTTCACTCTGGATAATGGCTACCACTTCATTAAGCCCTGGGACTTTCTCTTTTCCCAGGATTTGGATTCGGACCTGGTCATACTCTGGATTTAGCCCTACCAAAAAATCATAGATCCTATcttgttcaatataatcttttagAATTGTTGAGTCTTTTGAACACTTTACTTTTATAACTCGGTAGTGATCCAATTCCATCCATAGAGACTTGAGTTGATTGACATATTCTGTAATGGATTTGTTTCCCTATTTGGCAATTAGGGTTTTTACTTTTACATCATAAATTTGGGCAGCATCCTTGGCTTTAGAATAAGTTTGCTCGACTGCCTCCCAAATTTCCTTTGCTGATTTCATAAACATGCAGGTATCACTGATTTCTGGAACCATTGAATTCCACAGCCACGCCATGATCATGGAGTCTTCTTCATTCCATGATTTAAATTTGGGATCAGTCGCAATAGGAGCATTACCCGTTAGGTGACTGATCTTCCCTTTTCCTTTCAAGATGGTCTTAATAATTTGAGACCATTTGAGGTAGTTCTTCCCATTTAACCGATAAGAAGAATGAACACTCTGCAATTCCCCAGTTGTCTGGGGTCTGTCCCCCGTCTCAAGAGTCATGACTTCAACCATCCCAAGGTGTGATCAAGGCAAAGAGGATTACGCTGCAATGAAGGCTTGTAACAGGGCCAAAAGGTGACGCAGCAATGAAGGCTGCAATTTAGATTAAAGGTTGCACAGCAATGAAGACTGCAATTTAGTTTTAGCGGCACGGTCAGAGACTCCCAAGGATcgggagctctgataccatctcaaatttagaaagaatataaatcttttcttattatttcaagAGGTTATTAACCCCTATATAAATTCATAAGTCTGTAGCATAATTTAGGAAATATGGACTGCTAATTCTAAGGAATAAATCCCTATGATTATGGGATCAATAAACTATAAATGAACCTAATAAAGGCAGCACAAAACTGTTACAAAAATACAACACATCAGATATAAACCTTCCTAAAATACACCATGCCAATCTTTATCACGTCAATCACGGTTTCTGACACATAAGAAACTACTTCAAATAAGCAAGGattagaaaatcataaaaaaccaCAATGGCGCTCAGATTAACAAAAATCCACATTAGCGCTTAGATTGACATTAAGCGTAAAAGCTCTTGCAAAAGAGAGCGCTCAAGCCAAAGCTCTCACAAATTGTCTCGCTCAGCAAGACCAACCTGTCACTCaacaaaaaaggattaaattggtTCCAGACCTACAGTGTAATCGGTGCTCATTAGTACCCTATCACCAATCAACGTTAAACCATTCCCAAAAATTACTGTAGGAATTGGTATCGTGTAGCGAAATGTTTAAAGAACATGATATTGGACacaaaccaagaggggagggGTGAACTGGTTCTATTGAAGACTTTTggtttcttttagaaatttcttCAAATAGTTTAAAGTTAAAAGATGAAGGGATAGACAGTTCACACAAgcaatttttatactagttcgaatcaaaagattttaTGTCCAATTGTTAATCTCTCCAAAAGAGGGATTAACCTTTCCACTAAAATAAGTAACAATTTCCAATATAGAAATAAGGATTGACTATGCTTTGTAGGTATACTCCACCACTTAGACACATCAAGAAAGAGAACTTCCTCCTACAAGCACCAAGTTCACAAGTTCCCTTTTCACAAACACAAAGAGTTTCCCTTAGACACACAGCTCTTATACTCTTAAGTGAAAATTTACTCTAAGAATAGTGAGGAACACTATTTATAGCCCAAGGTTCGAGCTGGGTTAGAAACTGAAAAGGCATCTCCCAACTACCAGTGAGATTATCGATTatcaaaagtgataatcgattatttctagCCGTTATAAAGTTTTTGAAAtggtgataatcaattatcacaagtgataatcgattattgtcaaACCCTGGTCAATTATATCTTTcggtgataatcaattatcttgggagataatcaattattaccgATTTGAAGTGTTTTCTCGTTTTACACATTGTAGTGGAGGGGGTCCGGTCGGACCGATCGGTAAAGTCTGGGGAGTGGGCGCAGCTTGAGGCCGGACGGTGTAGGGCTATGTGGGAGTGAGGTTNNNNNNNNNNNNNNNNNNNNNNNNNNNNNNNNNNNNNNNNNNNNNNNNNNNNNNNNNNNNNNNNNNNNNNNNNNNNNNNNNNNNNNNNNNNNNNNNNNNNNNNNNNNNNNNNNNNNNNNNNNNNNNNNNNNNNNNNNNNNNNNNNNNNNNNNNNNNNNNNNNNNNNNNNNNNNNNNNNNNNNNNNNNNNNNNNNNNNNNNNNNNNNNNNNNNNNNNNNNNNNNNNNNNNNNNNNNNNNNNNNNNNNNNNNNNNNNNNNNNNNNNNNNNNNNNNNNNNNNNNNNNNNNNNNNNNNNNNNNNNNNNNNNNNNNNNNNNNNNNNNNNNNNNNNNNNNNNNNNNNNNNNNNNNNNNNNNNNNNNNNNNNNNNNNNNNNNNNNNNNNNNNNNNNNNNNNNNNNNNNNNNNNNNNNNNNNNNNNNNNNNNNNNNNNNNNNNNNNNNNNNNNNNNNNNNNNNNNNNNNNNNNGTTGATTCGCGAAGGATATCAACGAGACGATCAGGTCGGACGATCGGAAGCTGATCCAAGGGGTTGGTTCGGTCTCGGGCTCTAACACCGAaacatttggcgcccaccgtggggcccgaaaTTGTGACTTACCCGGAAGCGAACATAATGGCAGAGCAATTACAGTTGCAGGTTCTACAGGAGATGCAGAGGCAGATGCAAGAGATGAGGGCGGAAATAGCGGCTTTACGAGCTGAGCGAGAGAACAGGATAGGGGGACCCTCGGTATAGTCAGTGAATGTGCAGACGGTCCATTCCGATGATGAGGAGGCAAGTAGACGGCCATCGGTGGAGGAAGTGGTGGGACCGGATGGTGTGGGAATTGGGGGAGGGGGTCGAGGAAGAGGGATTGGTCGGGGGGATGGGCCAAACGGAAGGGGGATCGGCAGGGGAGAGGGGGTGAACGGGAGAGGGAGGGGGAGAGACGCTCGAGGCAGGGGGAGGGGAAGAGGGGAAGAAAATGTAGGGCATGACCAGGAAAACCCAGAGGGGCGGAGGGAACTAGTAGGGCAGAATCAACCGTTCGAAGAGGCCCTGGAGGGCGAGGACCAGTTTGATCAGGCTGAAGGGTTGCATCCATTTACTACTGCTGTTATGGGGGCAGTAATGCCGGAGAATAAAGTTTTCCCATGGGTTGAGAAGTATGGGGGTGCGTCGGATCCGGTGAAACACCTACGGTCGTTCGTGGATGCTATGGCAGTGTATTCTTCCGACAAGCTGGTCTGGTGTAGGGTGTTTTCTTTATCCTTAAAAGATGAAGCGTTAGATTGGTTTCATTCACTGCCACCACGGAGCATTGATGGATTTGTTACTTTGAGGCAGTTGTTTAGCCAACAGTATGCATCAAACCGTTCGCGGGGTTTGACTTATACGGCCCTTGTCAGGATGAAGCAAGGGCGAGAAGAGTCATTGAAAGGGTTCATGGAGCGCTTCAACCGAACCGCTCGGCAGGTGAGGAATGTCGATCAGCGGCTGATAGTCAGTGCCCTCACTACAGCGTTGAGGCCGGGACCTTTTGTGGATTACCTGTACGAGGAGGAGCCTCAGTCAATGGATGAACTGCAACATAAACTGGCCGGGTTCATTCGGGTAGAAGAAGGAAGGGCGTATCGAGGTGATCAGGGCGATGAAGGGGGGTCTAATGTGAAGATAGGGCGAGACCGAAGGGGAGAGAAACGGTCGGCTGACGGGGAGTGTCGATCAGGGATGAAGCGAGGGGTAGAGATTCAGAGAGCACAGCAATACGTCCATCACACCCCATTAAGTGCCCCGAGGGTAAGAGTCCTGGAGGAAGCCTTAAGGGCTAACCTGCTGACGGTGGCACGGTCCCCGACCCCACGGGGAGCTGATGAAAATAAACATTGCCGATATCATCAGAACATGGGGCACTCTACTGAGGATTGTATCGCGTTGAAGGATAAGTTGGAGAGCTTGGTGCAGGCTGGGCACCTAAGGGAATTTGTTCAAAGGGCGAATCCTCACCCGAGGGAAATCCCGGGGAGATACGGAGGCCGGCCGCCGGCCGGGCAGAGGGTTCAGCCAGCTGCCGAACGGACGGAGGGTGGCGGGAGTGGAGAAAGGCCTTTGAGAGGGGTGATAAATACCATTTCGGGTGGTTTTACTGGAGGAGGGGCGTCCTCAGCCGCCCGAAAGCGGCATTTGAGAAACTTGCATAGTGTGAATAAGGTGGGAATTGCTGGAAGAACCATGCCTACCATAGCGTTTTCAGACGAGGATTTCCATGCACCGGATCCTGACCAGGATGACCCCATGGTGATAACGACTATCATCGCTCGGTACAGTGTGGGAAAGATGTTGATTGACCAGGGAAGTTCGGCCAACATTCTGTACTGGAAAACTTTTCAGCAGATGGACATACCGGACGAATCAATAATGCCTTTTAACGAAAAAATCTTAGGATTCGCAGGAGAACGGGTAGACACAAGGGGATACGTGGACTTAAAGATGTGTCTGGGGGCAGAGGCGGGGGCTAAGGAATTGAGGGTACGTTTCCTGTTGGTAGAGGCGGAAACCTCGTACAACGTGCTGTTGGGACGACCTTGTTTGAATGCGTTCGGGGCAATAGTGTCCACCCCTCACTTAACAATGAAGTATCCCACAGACGATGGGACAATATGGACGGTTAGGGCCGATCAGAGGGTAGCAAGAGAATGTTACGCAGCGGGACTGAAGGTACAACCCCCGAGACATAAGGTACAACCCCCGAGACATAAGGTATGCGAAACCCGTCCGACAACGTTAGCTGTAGAGTTAGACCCGAGAGAAGATACCGCCGACCGGGTGGAACCAATGAGGGAGGTCCGGCCCTTTCTCCTAGAAGGCGAAGACCGGGGGACAATGGTCGGCAAGGATCTTCAGGATGACGAGAGGCAAAGGTTGGAGAGTGTACTACTGGAGAATAAGGATTTGTTCGCATGGACTGCATCGGATATGCCAGGTATTCATCCTGACGTTATTTCGCATAGGTTGTCCATATTTCGAGATGCCCGACCGGTATCTCAGAAAAAGAGGAGGCTGGGTGTAGAGAAGAGAAGGGCGGTAGTTGAGGAGGTGGGGAAGTTCATCGAAGCCGAGTTCATAAGAGAAGTCAAGTACACTACTTGGTTGGCCAATGTAGTGATGGTGAAAAAGTCCAGTGGCAAGTGAAGGATGTGCATTAACTTCACGGATCTTAATAAAGCCTACCCAAAAGATACGTAGCCCCTACCGAACATTGACGCATTGGTAGACGGGGTGTCCGGGTATGAGGTGATGAGCTTTTTGGACGCGTATTCAGGGTATAATCAGATACCTATGTACCGTCCGGATAGCGACAAAACCGCCTTCATCACCGAGCAAGGAACTTTTTGTTACGAGGTCATGTCGTTCGGCTTGAAAAACGTGGGGGCTACATACCAAAGACTGATGGACAAGGTTTTCCAGAAGCAAATAGGAAAGTGCATGGAAGTCTACGTAGACGACATGGTGGTGAGGAGCCGGTCGGTTGAAGAGCATCTGGCGGATTTAAAGGAGGTTATGGGGCAACTTCGGAAGTTTGACATGCGCCTCAACCCCACTAAGTGCACTTTCGGAGTACGGGCGGGGAAATTCTTGGGTTTCATGCTAACCGCTAGGGGAATTGAGGCAAACCCCGACAAGTGTAAGGCGGTTTTAGAGATGAGAAGCCCCCGGACGGTAAAGGAGGTTCAGAGGCTGGTGGGGCGGTTGACTTCATTATCACGGTTCATCCCCCATCTGGCCAAACGGGTAAAACCGATCGTGAAGGCCATGAAGAAGGCCGCACATGAGTGTTAGGACGAAGAAAGCGAGGAGGCCTTCAAACAGATAAAGGGTGTTCTTACCCAGCCTCCTGTGATGGGTCGGCCGGAGCATGGGCACGAATTACAGATCTACTTGACTACTACGGAGGGGGCCATTAGCGCGGCCTTAGTACAGGAGGCTCCTCATTTCAAGCTGGTGTACTTTGTTAGTAGAAGTTTGAAAGAGGCAGAGTTGAGATACCAACAGTTGGAAAAAGTGGTCCTGTCCCTAATTTACGCTGCTCGGCGGTTACGACCATACTTCCAAGGGTTTCAAGTTGTGGTACGAACGGATTACCCGATAGCCAAGATCTTACGAAAACCAGATTTGGCAGGACGGATGATAGGATGGTCGGTAGAATTATCGGAGTTTGGGTTGAAGTACGAGCCGAGGGGGTCGGTGCGGGGCCAACATCTAGCAGATTTTGCGGTTGATCTACCCCCTGAGGGGGATGAATTCTATTGGAAACTCTCGGTGGATGGGTCGTCTAACCGAAGGGGGGGAGGAGCAGGGGTGGTCCTAGAGGGATCGAACGGGATACTGATCGAGCAATCGTTGGTGTTTCAGTTCAAGGTTAGCAACAACCAGGCCGAGTATGAGGCCCTTTTGGCTAGGATGGAGTTGGCAAGGGATCTAGGAGTAAGTTGGCTGGAGTGTCAAACGGATTCCCAGCTGGTCGAGGGGCAGATGAATGGGATCTTCCAGGTGAAGGATGATCATCTGTTGCAATACTTCCACAAGGCCAAGCAACTGGCCacatatttcaaaaggtttacgTTGCGACATGTTCCCCGATCGGAAAACGGCCGTGCCGACACACTGTTCAAGCTGGCCGGAGGAGTCGCGAAAGGGGGGTTATCTACGGTGATTAGACAGATGGTAACCAAGCCGACGGTGGAATGTTGCACCATTAATACCGGGGGAGCACAAAGTACCTGGAAGGACGAGATAGTACAGTTGGTTCGGAGGCAGGATGACGGGGGGGTCTTAAGTGCCGAGGAGGCCAAGAAGATCGCTCGGTATTGCTTGATAGGTGATGAGTTGTACCGAAGGGGTTACGTTACTCCGCTATTGAAGTGTTTGCTGGAAAACGAAGCGGAGTACGTAATGAGAGAGCTACATGAAGGGGCGTGCGGGAGACATACAGGGGGACGAACTCTACGGGCAAGAGTACTAAGAGCAGGGTTCTTCTGGCCGACGTTAGAGAAAGATTGCATGACATTCGTCCGGAAATGTGGAGCTTGCCAGAAACATGGGAACGTTTTCCATGGCCCAGCAGTGGAGTTGCAAGGAATAATGTCCCCTTGGCCGTTCGCCCAGTGGGGAATGGACATCGTCGGACCATTGCCGACCGGGCGGTCTCAGATGAGGTTTCTGCTAGTGGCAGTGGATTATTTCACGAAATGGGTAGAGGCTGAACCTTTGTCAAAAATCTCGGCCGCCCAAGTTCAGAAATTTGTATGGAAGATTATTTGTCGATTTGGGCTGCCCAAAATGCTTATTACGGACAACGGTCGGCAGTTTATAGATAAGAAGTTGGAAGCTTTCTATCGGGAGTGGGGAATACCTAATGTCACGAGTTCGGTTGAGCACCCTCAGACGAATGGGCAGGCGGAGgcgataaataaaataatcattcagGAATTGAAAAGGAGGTTAGGCGAAGCAAAGGGGGCCTGGGTTGATGAACTACCGTCAGTCCTGTGGGGGTATCGTTGTTCGCCCCACGGGGCAACGGGAGAGTCCCCATTTAACCTGACCTACGGGACGGACGCGATGGTGCCGGTCGAGGTGGGCGAGGAAACACTGAGAAGGAAGGGGAACGACCTAGCTGCAAATGAAGAAGGTCTAAGGGGAAACCTGGATGTAttgcaagagagaagagaaactGCAGCGGTCCGGGCAAAGGCACTAAAGAGGTTGGTTGTGCGGAGGTACAACACTAAGGTACGGCCGAGACATTTGGTCGAGGGTGATCTCGTTTGGAGGAAGGTCGGGGAGGCTCGGAGGGAGAAGGCTCACGGGAAGCTGGCGGCCAGCTGGGAGGGGCCATACAGAATACGTGAAGGCTTGAATAATGGGGCCTACCGACTGGAACATCTGGATGGAAAGGCAATTCCAAATACATGGAATATATCTCACTTGAAGTTGTATTTTAGTTAAGGTcttttttgaactaaaataattttgtacttATGAAATCATAAGTTGAATAACACGAGGCATTCCATCACTACTTAATTCTAATCTTCCCGTTCGGTGGTGAAAGGAGGAGGAACGTTCNNNNNNNNNNNNNNNNNNNNNNNNNNNNNN
Proteins encoded:
- the LOC106752715 gene encoding uncharacterized protein LOC106752715 gives rise to the protein MPENKVFPWVEKYGGASDPVKHLRSFVDAMAVYSSDKLVWCRVFSLSLKDEALDWFHSLPPRSIDGFVTLRQLFSQQYASNRSRGLTYTALVRMKQGREESLKGFMERFNRTARQVRNVDQRLIVSALTTALRPGPFVDYLYEEEPQSMDELQHKLAGFIRVEEGRAYRGDQGDEGGSNVKIGRDRRGEKRSADGECRSGMKRGVEIQRAQQYVHHTPLSAPRVRVLEEALRANLLTVARSPTPRGADENKHCRYHQNMGHSTEDCIALKDKLESLVQAGHLREFVQRANPHPREIPGRYGGRPPAGQRVQPAAERTEGGGSGERPLRGVINTISGGFTGGGASSAARKRHLRNLHSVNKVGIAGRTMPTIAFSDEDFHAPDPDQDDPMVITTIIARYSVGKMLIDQGSSANILYWKTFQQMDIPDESIMPFNEKILGFAGERVDTRGYVDLKMCLGAEAGAKELRVRFLLVEAETSYNVLLGRPCLNAFGAIVSTPHLTMKYPTDDGTIWTVRADQRVARECYAAGLKVQPPRHKVQPPRHKVCETRPTTLAVELDPREDTADRVEPMREVRPFLLEGEDRGTMVGKDLQDDERQRLESVLLENKDLFAWTASDMPGIHPDVISHRLSIFRDARPVSQKKRRLGVEKRRAVVEEVGKFIEAEFIREVKYTTWLANVVMVKKSSGK
- the LOC106752716 gene encoding uncharacterized protein LOC106752716; this encodes MGRPEHGHELQIYLTTTEGAISAALVQEAPHFKLVYFVSRSLKEAELRYQQLEKVVLSLIYAARRLRPYFQGFQVVVRTDYPIAKILRKPDLAGRMIGWSVELSEFGLKYEPRGSVRGQHLADFAVDLPPEGDEFYWKLSVDGSSNRRGGGAGVVLEGSNGILIEQSLVFQFKVSNNQAEYEALLARMELARDLGVSWLECQTDSQLVEGQMNGIFQVKDDHLLQYFHKAKQLATYFKRFTLRHVPRSENGRADTLFKLAGGVAKGGLSTVIRQMVTKPTVECCTINTGGAQSTWKDEIVQLVRRQDDGGVLSAEEAKKIARYCLIGDELYRRGYVTPLLKCLLENEAEYVMRELHEGACGRHTGGRTLRARVLRAGFFWPTLEKDCMTFVRKCGACQKHGNVFHGPAVELQGIMSPWPFAQWGMDIVGPLPTGRSQMRFLLVAVDYFTKWVEAEPLSKISAAQVQKFVWKIICRFGLPKMLITDNGRQFIDKKLEAFYREWGIPNVTSSVEHPQTNGQAEAINKIIIQELKRRLGEAKGAWVDELPSVLWGYRCSPHGATGESPFNLTYGTDAMVPVEVGEETLRRKGNDLAANEEGLRGNLDVLQERRETAAVRAKALKRLVVRRYNTKVRPRHLVEGDLVWRKVGEARREKAHGKLAASWEGPYRIREGLNNGAYRLEHLDGKAIPNTWNISHLKLYFS